From Aegilops tauschii subsp. strangulata cultivar AL8/78 chromosome 5, Aet v6.0, whole genome shotgun sequence:
CCAGCTATGCCGATGGTGCCCACGGTGACCGTGCCACAGGTGACACTGCCACTGCCTCCTATGCCTGCTGTTCCTTTAGTGCCCAAGGTGACCATGCCTCCGATGCCCACCATCGTCGTGCCCAAGGTGACCATGGCGCCGATGCCCACCGTCGTTGTGCCTAAGGTGACGGTGCCACCGATGCCCGCCATTCCTTCCATGCCCAAGGTGACACTGCCGCCGATGCCTTCTATCCCAACCGTCAACGTGCCGATGCCGTTCCTGGCGCCACCTCCATCAGCATAGGTGTGCCATGTGCATGGCGTTGCATTGACGGTGTCGCGTTCTTCATGTTCGATCCAGTGCTAGACCACTCGACTGCTCTTGTGTGAAATATTTGTGTTCGCCATGTATGCTTTGCATTTCAAGTATCAGATGTCAGTTAGTGTGGGTTGATTTTTTTTGGGTCGTCCCAATACATATGCAGTATTTCTATGTATTTAATGGTGTATTTCTATTCTATCATTCTTATATTGGAGGAGGGTTCAAAAACTTCAAGATCACATCAATAACCTGCAATGAAAACATGTTCACATTCTTATACTCACTCCGGCCGGAAATACATGTCAGAGAAATGGATAAAAAATaaatgtatctagaactaaaatatgaCTAAAGATATCCATTTCTTCAACATGTATTTTCAGACGGCGGGAGTAACATCCAAAGTGTATTAGCAAATATTGTCTCTCTCCTTATCACGTCTCACCTAGCACATGAACTCTCTTCTCCAAATCCTTCTCCCTCACTGGTCCATCGGCAACAACTCTAGGATTTGTTAGAGAGGAGGTTGCTAGCTTTCCCCTTGACCCGTTGGCGCCACTGCGGGACCCTTGGCCTCCACTGGCCGCTGCGATGGCGGAGGATGGGACAACCCCGGATCTAAATGTCCTTGTTCGTGTTCCGTAGGATTTTTGAGTTCTTCATTGCCGATGAAGTTGGGGCAAAGACGTGATGGAATATTGGTTCCTTGGTTTCCCCATGTCAATATCCTTCCTTCGAGCCTCCTCGATGACTCTGAGGATGCTGTCGATCGTTGGGCATTCGGTCTGGCGTGATTACTGTGTGTTCACCGTGGCGGCCGCGGCCCGCAGAGGGGATGGTGTTGCGGTGTTTTTGTTATTTAGTTGAGTGTATATAATTTCATATCCATGGAATGAAGCTCAACTATATAGTAAAGATGTAAGTTGCAATCCGGATCATTGATCTATATCAGAAGtcatattttttaaaaaatggGTGGGGGCACCGAAGATAACCCCATAAAGCCTAATTGGGATAGAGAAGCAACATGGTAGTTTGAGTTAAATTTGAATCGCATAACATAGTGGACGAAGAGCTGATAAAGACAACTATAACATTGGACAAGGAGATAAGAGAGGTACATACCACCGCCATCTATTGCCTTCTTTATAGCAGCGAAAAAACTCCAAGGGATTAGGAAACTTCAAAATATGTGTGATGTATATTTTACGGACATATATGCAATGACATGCAATGGGCAAGTTTTACCATCTGAATGAGGATCAACGGGGAGATCCATGCGAACAACAATTGGGCTACAATATTCGACTGAACAGGAACCCTGCACAATATACCTCTACAGTACTTTGTTACAGTACCTAATCTGTGCAATCCAATTTTGATCCAACCGCCATGTTACACCGTGACATGCCATTGGATCCCTGTCAGTGCCATATTTTACACCTATAACTATCAATATCCATAGTATTTTAGCATTCATTCTAAAATAATTGAAGATGTAGGATTGTTCTAAGTCAAACATTTTTAAGTTTGAGCAATCTTCAAAAAATATTGCGAagatatacaataacaaatatgtataatatgaaaaaatatttcaTAATGTCCTAATAATGAAAAAAAATGGTATTGTAGATGTCGGCATGGTCTATATATAAGACTTGGTCATACTTAATAATGTTCGACTTTGGACAAATCTAAAACTTCAGTTATGATCTAACCACACAAATACATGAATAATCCTTTTTAATTCTAGCTAACTATATGAGGCGATCAAATCCTAATGGATGGACCGCAATTTGGATCTTCAGTTGAAATGGAAAACAGAGGGTGACGTAGAGAAGCACAACAGCAGGGGCATGATACAGAGACGACGGAGCCATGCTGAAACTGAATATCGCCACTAAGCAGCAAATTAGCAAACGCACGGGCCACGAGCTGACGGGCAAAAAAATATGCGAGCAGGACAGGACAGAAGAGCAGCACCACCGGCTCTACACCAAAACACAGAAAATTCGAGCCATGCAGACGCATCCACTTTCCTTTTGGCTTAACACGCTGGCATCTCGATTACCAACCCAACCGTAGCTATGTTGGACACGATAATGTGAGTCTGGTCCAACAACCGATCTGATTCTGATCACTTCGCTAAGGCTATATATTGCCTTTTACTGAGCCATGTTTTTGCATCCCACAACAAAGCAAGAGCAGCTAGCCTTGCAATCACTACCCAGTCTCAAAGAAACTTGTACTAGCTAGCACTGAGAAATGGCTTCGAACACGAGCTTGCTGGCCGTGATCATGGCGTGCACGCTCCTACTCACCGGGCACACGTGCCAGGGCGCACGCCACTTGGCCGACACGACTCCGGCGGCTGCCCCTACCGCTGCTGTACCTAGCCTGCCGGCCGTGCCGACCCTGCCTGCCGTGCCCACGGACACGGTCACCCTGCTGCCACCAATGCCGGCGGTCACCCTGCCCACCGTGCCACAAGTGACGCTGCCGCCCATGCCTTCCGTCGTCGTGCCTAAGGCGGTGCTGCCGCCCATGCCCAAGGTGACGATGGCGCCGATGCCCGCTATTGTCGTACCAAAGGTGACACTGCCGCCAATGCCGTTTGTCCCGAATGTGAACGTGCCCATGCCGTTCCTGGCGCCACCTCCGTCTGTGTAGGCGACTCAGTGCGGCGGCCTTGATGCGGGAGTGGCCACGACTACATGTTCTTTACGCCTCCATATTTTCTTACATGTAACTCTTTacttttttttttgaattgtttGGATTGCTACCACATATGTCACGTGGTAGAACTCTTTACATTTGTATGTGATGTGTACCAGTTGTTCATATACCAATTTATTTAAGCCACCATATTTTTATTGTTGGTGTTTCTTGAATTTTGACGGTTGTTCCATTGCACATAATCGTGTTTTTGTATGCGATCTTTGCCTTTTAAGGCCAAAAATGACAGATGTTTGTTTTGTTCAAAAGGAATGTCAAAAACTTTTGACCTCTACCTACTCGAATGCATATAACCATAAATTTATTAAAATAGAAACAAGACAACATGGCTATATCATCTACTTGCAAGCAGAGTACATGGAGAAGACAACAATGGCAGAATCACAACAAAGACGAGATAAAAAAAAACACATACAATTAAGTCGGCATTCTTCTAGCAAAGCCTTCAAGGAGATATGCCCTCGTGCCGATGTCAGGAGGTCTAGCCTATGAAAGCCATgatgggaattttcattatagatgCAGGATCCAACTATTAGGCTAGAACATTGAGAAAAGAGACAATATGTTGAACAACAAAATTATGGAAATAGCACCGTTACCGTATCAATCACAATGATAGATGCACATACGATCCCACAATAAAAAGAAATATGTAAAGAATTTCGCGGATGCGGTATTAAACATAGTCGGGATATACATGACAAGTAGCAACATGCGGAGATATGCACTAAAAACAACAACCAGATACAATTCAATTGCCTTCTTTACAATTAGTTCACACCATCAAAATATTGTACATCTGCTTAACAACATCGAGGAGCTAACATCCTCACATTTTTAAGAATTCATGCACCAAGTAACAAACCCACGAAAGACACAATATTTACTAAACTTAAAGATTTTAGATAGCCGTGTGGGATGCGCACCACAAGGGGTGAGATCCTATATCGTTGAATCCACCGTGGGATGAGGGCGCACCCCTTGTATGACAGGTTGTGTACCGTTGCTTCATTACCGGGCCgctgaagaagatgatgatgatgacgatgggtACACAAATGGGATCTGGGATGGGTTGTGAAACCATCATTCCACAGGACACCGTCTCCGTACCCAAGACACCGCTGCCAAGACTACATAACAGTAGCAAAAAAGATGAAAAATACCCTATGTAAAGATTTGGGGTTATCCTGTCTCCTGCGGCTAGAAGACCGCCGAAAATGAAGCAAACCAACGTATATGTAGGTGGAGGACACTTGCCTTTAATGATTTCAGGCTCTACGTCTAAGGGTGGCGAACTCATCGAACCAGTGCATATTTGATCTTCTGTAGTTTTTTCACCGCATTCTTGGAGTAACTACTCAATGTagcaattattttttatttggtcATGTTTGTTCTCTTTGTTGGTTTACTCAGCTTGTTGCGAGTCATGTTGGCAACCCCCGACTATCTATCTGGACGTGAAAAGGAGATAATTTGACGGCCATCATCAGAGTATGTGGTGGATAGGTCGGACTAAAACATGCTTGGGTGGTTGGGCTAAGAATGTACAAAGACAAGCTGCTATGTCGAACTATAGCTGCCACGCGGAAAAGTGTCCTCCACCTACATATACGCTGGTTTGCCTCATTGTCGAACTATATGCAATTTGTATGCAAGTTTTTTTGTGCAATttaatttatttttatttgaatttatttCTTTTTTTAAGTAATATCAATACCCTTATTTCATTCGTCCAAAGAAAAATTTATGTTTATATTTGTTTATTTTTAAATTTTATTAATTTAAGTTTTTGTAATTTGAAAAGGTGACTGGTCCCGAAAAGAATCAGTCAGGATGTAATCAAATCGTCTTGATtacaaaaagaaagaaagaagcaAAGCACATCCAAATGCATGCCGTGGAGCCGAGTTCATTCACTTTGCCAAAGATCACCAGAGCCGCGTTAGCATTTTTATTTGACAGAATAAGGAAAGTTGAGCCAGCTCCAGCTCCAGCTCCTCACCTAAACACCGGGAATTTGAGCCATCCCTGCATTTTTCTCACTAACGtacacacaattctgattaccaaCCATGGTTCCACAGAAGTTGTGCTGCCTACCACGACGAGTCTGGCCAACGACCAATCTAAGCAAGCCATTACCGGGGCTATAAACCGCCATGCATTGACATCGGTTCTTCCATCGCAACAGAGGAAAAACATCTTGCAGTTGCTTCCCAGTTTGCATACACGACAGTAAGCCATCCCAGATAAACTCCAGCTAGGAGCTTGCTAGCTAGCTATGGCTTCCATGGCGAGCTTCTTGGCCACGATCATGGCGTGCGCGCTCCTCTCCAGCAACACGTGCCATGGCGCACGCAACTTGGCCGACACTACTCCTCCGGCTGCCCCTACCGCTGCTCCTGTCCCTGGCATCCCAGCGGTGCCGACCTTGCCGGCAGTTGTGCCCACAGTGCCGGCCATGACCGTGCCACCTATGCCCACCGTGCCCACGGTGCCGCAGATGGCACTGCCGCCTATGCCGGCTATGCCTGTTCCCACGGTGCCGGCTGCGACCGTGCCACCTATGCCGACCATGCCCACAGTGCCGCAGGTGACACTGCCGCCTATGCCAGTTGTTCCTTCCATGCCCAAGATGACGATGCCCCCGATGCCTGCCATTGTCGTGCCAAAGTTGACCATGCCGCCAATGCCCGCAATTGTTGTGCCGAAGGTGACAATGCCGCAGATACCTACCATCCCGAGCATCAATGTGCCTATGCCGTTTGTGGCGCCGCCTCCGTCTGCATAGGCGCCTCTCAGCACACATGATAGTTCTTTTGCCATGTCGATACTTGGCGCACTTCATGTCGCAACGGCTACATCACTGTGGTGTTGCTACCACAGAGTATTTGTTCTTTTCAAGTGTATGTCTTACGTTGTAAGCCTTAGGTTTTTTAATTATGTATACACGTCGACATATGTATTGTTAGTTTCCATTGATGGTTGAGGTTGTCCCATTGTAGGTATGCAACATTTCTACGTGTATATGTTACGTGTATTTTAACTATTGTACATCAAAGTTAATGACGAGGAATGGTACATTGTTTCTCTTCTTTCGGGCCTATGAAAGTCGGCAGCATACAAAATCTGAAGGAAAAAAAATAAACGCCTGACAAATAAACAAATATATTTTTAACCAAACTCCAATAATTGTGCGATTAATCTGACATAttttaccccgcaaaaaaaaaatctGATTGCCAGGTGGTCTCCTAACCATCCATTCCCATGTCGTGTCACTTTTTCAGTCCGAAATGTTTGACCCTTTCCTTTCAGTTTACAATATGAAACTTTCTTAATTATGCATTTCTGCAACTAAAGTTGCATGGAACTCTAGGTTTTACAATGTGTAATTTGGTTGACCGATAAACGTCGCAGCCGCCTCCTCCTTCAAAAAAAGGCCTAGGGTTCTTCTGCCTTCCGCCGGCGCTGCCGTCGGCCCGCCTTCCATGTTTTTttgagttttgttagggtttctGTCCTACTCAGGAAgtcgagacggcggcggctccgagaagatggaataaggttctccccgtCTAGGCGCCGTCACGGTGGTGCATCTAGCATCGTCGGTGGGCGTGTGGAGATGTGTCCGCAGCGGATCTGCCCTTGGTGGACTTTCTCGGATCAGGTCGTAGTTCATCTATGCtcgtgtgtcttcaggttggatcccTCCGTTCTACACTACTCTTCAACTGCGGGGATTGCTGtactggtgcgctggtcctatagGGCCTTACCACgatgacttcccgactgtctactacaacaagttttggCCGGCTCCGGCGGGTGAGGGCGATGACGGTGGGGCGCCTTCTGCTCACTTCAGTggttgtagtcgtcgctaggtggtctactgatctggttgtaatttttattatttctggtgttcgttgtagtgccatgattgaagatgaatagatcgaaagttttcctgcaaaaaaaaacTTCAATTCTTTAGTCACCTTAGAAAATAGCAAATTTGGCCATCTTTCTAAAAATATAAAACGCACTTGACTATTCACATTTTCCAATGCAGGACTTTGACTATACTACTTGCTTGTAATATGCCTATAATAGTAAAAATGATATCCCCTCTGTCCCCAATTGTAGGTTCTATTTGGATTTCTTTTAGGTCACATTACTAAGTTTATATGAAAAGTTTGACTAAGTTCATAAAAAATAATATTATCCACAATATTAAGTAATTttatgtgacgcccggataattaagctacagtaagcctctgctaatgatgccacgtcaccttgattactgttgctaatcttgcgttagttcgaaaccaatttgaattcaaattcaaaatcaagcaaacaataaaagttttcaaacattgaaactaaaatgttcggcgtgagccaaatattgcataggtaagtATGAtcgagaaaccacacttttagaaatggtttaaatactctaaaatattttaaacagtagcaaaaacaattaattGAATGCCTtttacaaaaaaaataaaaatattaaactattttatttagttGCCCAAACTTATGTGGCAGTAGCCTATTTATTAACACTAAATTAGGGACTACTTTTATagtttataaaactaaaataaaagaggaactaaagtaaaacagaaaacagaagaGAAAAATCAAACAAAAGTAAAATAAAGACaaaagaaccccccccccccccccgctgggccTCGGCCTAGCTAGCCAtcgggccaaccaggccggcccaggaGCCCCCT
This genomic window contains:
- the LOC109776716 gene encoding uncharacterized protein, which translates into the protein MASKASLLAVIMACTLLGGHTCHGARHLAETTPAAAPPTAAAVPGLPAVPTMPTLPPMPAVPTVPAVTVPAMPMVPTVTVPQVTLPLPPMPAVPLVPKVTMPPMPTIVVPKVTMAPMPTVVVPKVTVPPMPAIPSMPKVTLPPMPSIPTVNVPMPFLAPPPSA
- the LOC109746273 gene encoding uncharacterized protein, coding for MASMASFLATIMACALLSSNTCHGARNLADTTPPAAPTAAPVPGIPAVPTLPAVVPTVPAMTVPPMPTVPTVPQMALPPMPAMPVPTVPAATVPPMPTMPTVPQVTLPPMPVVPSMPKMTMPPMPAIVVPKLTMPPMPAIVVPKVTMPQIPTIPSINVPMPFVAPPPSA